The following are encoded in a window of Cupriavidus oxalaticus genomic DNA:
- a CDS encoding RHS repeat domain-containing protein has product MSIETSANPIGVEEESTVPELRTFQTLDSSIGRISENVNLFRGDVTLSLALLALANRGGLEVDVSLNYQSDIVWEVSTWNLESPTSIVGLGWQLPYEMIQLDIHHSVSPFDDAYYLSSTDGSQSQLRLTSQAADVWTFEAEDFDFSTILYYPKKEIWKITDTSGLTRIYGADVAAGDSPAALRNAIKWGGADGNWTDSSVQLGQSNFPISWNLARVRNQWGDEIQFGYSQFPDDAIQIGGAGGNYFTRASYLTRITDPAGRIVTFNYAAKTYNDTIREYEAPHVSPNPAGPYGFQDRYETRFLDSIEVSQKTAGVVHDLFTIRLAYLVQNLADPATPGDPRYLYKRYLAGITTVNADGKILPGLQFTYYDGSLATGDNAAVVHRGAIESITFPDGGVATYRYTWQPVRSTSLDRTMQSSDPDWIAGVPRFWFAPDYLVITYYDEVNSNKLTVAVYDWNGQWLVSRPVVTNLPFSLDLDSLQVNLQEENFTVSYRLTGAGTNGVLQTYAVRRAFGQYGRWEAVQLAMPDLLAPDAPYQVVTGRGFVVAAAMGVSALCRYTWNPRAKQWVSNPLYISTVLAGEWVLGAANNVFTVCQYQPGAPLSLSFYYYDVATLAWNDNLPPLDSLPAYVWQKDLPKLSWSLSDTFATATYITSANSVQETFNYEVRIYPWDIHFQALPSPNPIVGTDIPASTLEPVAVSLADGSMIGNVGNLRRFDGIHWNSGTLGQFGSGTDVAQFAFGDDLAVGISSVHGVIGVYNAYQGTFAQVPVAAGSGGPAAPTINAPYVTVRNLIYQQMPTGDLRLLNEQLPLDAVSVSNQAPLFLAYGRADGSSFVWTMKNGVLAANPVQVQGSIFPNNDGPGTDLTGAFAFATFAGVSFDTPSSITLHRVLFQSYRGPMYSFVVSSVEVTDGMGVTSGSVFDYNPPGATGTVSPYGLSTQFSCVKAAMGTTQAGTAPFGYSIYRYFDGMSPHPDSDTTLYSMLNGLLREVDGYDSHGNQVARTSRSWDVVRTAVNASTGATVNLIGGYVRMRQSVETIFDVNPMSLPAQPPLDVPTTLIYNDANGQPRTKQTQYYDGTLGQLVQVQESYTFAYEKYPALAAPEVNQIAPSVLKTVTVGNTVTQVEATTWSTANPGSAWAPYRRYRALSASAAFTPDNWNNTSDPDPLAWRRMWQITARDNRGEIAEYVATDGRSNSVITDTSQELVLAVAGNASVTKQQVLSLGFEVYEDLGGWTLAGSASNLPGAIQAEDSFTGSRALVMGGAGVANSSPLARTLAVTETTGGQYVLTCWFKTPAGFGALPGTANWTVSGTAAGTVTAEVPDTEGAWQTFCVLFDLAANASPQNIALTLTNTKAAAVKIDDLRFSPSRAGFTANVYSPSWLVTTASMESSSRTTRTVRGDFEELLAYIDAEESIGTITDAYLSRRGNLGRFSAVDPNAMLTITPREFAFYQRFNIGDIFEGDWSSTAQSKWSTGSGKLIHSAGARDSISYTGYPKAAAGINAFGASMRAMPPGAVTAATGIEISTGFQIAWSPQTAAWTLTDSASNTAVTASVRSLLDVSFATYAANLNASVLPSDFPSFFSAAGLPLAPLSTVTAVVADAQWRVSDAVSALVYYLVRSSSDNTKIHVVAFPRQWTVVVVDKNIAFFADGGRVFSYRAPTPPARSFALFATDAIGFDNALFFAGHEVQISYLDGDARIRQELVVSGTQAAPNQWTAKATIYDALGRDAIHTQGATLTPTAATWGGYEADLASFDWTSMTITGLVKTDNPQSGAYPYWRTRYEDSPLGRKAELGLPGNDYAINPGNVPAHTARFYYGLNNGALGYAAGKYTHATTVDPNGTTGVELADERKSTIAKAVLTNPGAANPQWSATRQQFDAFANLVTTTSPMGWSDTFTYDYLGNPITANRANEGQTRSMYDSAGRLRFQMDARGATAASPYIKYWKYDALSRVVEEGCSIQTWPGTLPQHIDDQGFPVAAPSNQYGYDFEVNEGNAPASMIAAGKLTKIVSANEVAVPGTTDPFSATECLYYDIWAEVIQHSIAFAGNAIPYVTNYSFNYQGEIVEIAYPGPSALTARYELDSIGRVTSIGVDGNRCVAYTYDQNGKADTETMFSSGGQQVGATRTLQYAPPGWLSDTAGTGFTETTVYAPANEGAPGYFDGSPTQSITAPRESRGQTTASYTYDPQGRVQSAQFNAGAASAYNYDANGNIRQVGAATNAYLSATKDLVQSTQAPGSQRTYQYDAAGELNARISSDTPDVGLALSWDGFRGLPLQAVVGPAGTQSTLSIRYGHRGRRVMKAIAAGGNPASTLYYLRGAGDDALVEVSSSGSVSQYVVGPAGLVHFRQDGSEYFVSRDRLGSVRAVLDPSANLVAGLDYLPYGLDNGTALGSNPGLLRYRYLARELEETGLYDFRARLYDALQARFLSPDPQRQYLSPYLYAGNNPLLLSDPNGSFAFIPLILAFLAEAAEVIEAMAVIGAGVGLVTGVVQGAEAIVQNDLSGAEAAGVFFGTVVLNTIGGGLSGGAGAVTGALVEGVTLASAAAIAAGVVTQAALASAQSAAQAALVGDDPGDAAWKNAIAGGTSFLAGSLVTAGVSTGLERAAFSATWKGTTKSVITGATSGAAGGVVGSSVTSALNDADADVALSDVLHGIAFGVLGGVFPEVVAYKLEKRNRMNLLLQQRIQAAQRLESNLDLYQL; this is encoded by the coding sequence ATGAGCATCGAAACATCAGCCAATCCCATCGGCGTCGAGGAGGAATCGACAGTTCCGGAGCTACGGACGTTCCAGACGCTCGACAGTTCGATCGGACGCATCTCGGAGAACGTCAATCTGTTTCGCGGCGACGTGACCCTCTCGCTGGCATTGCTTGCGCTTGCAAATCGCGGCGGACTCGAGGTGGATGTCAGCCTGAACTACCAGAGCGACATTGTTTGGGAGGTCAGTACATGGAATCTCGAAAGTCCGACGTCGATCGTCGGACTGGGCTGGCAACTGCCCTACGAGATGATTCAGCTCGATATCCATCACTCGGTCTCGCCATTCGACGACGCGTACTACCTCAGCAGCACGGACGGATCGCAAAGCCAGCTCCGTCTGACGTCGCAGGCCGCCGATGTGTGGACTTTCGAGGCGGAAGATTTCGACTTCTCCACCATTCTTTACTACCCGAAGAAAGAGATCTGGAAGATCACGGATACGTCCGGCCTGACTCGCATTTATGGCGCGGACGTTGCCGCGGGCGATAGCCCGGCAGCGTTGCGCAATGCGATCAAGTGGGGCGGGGCGGACGGCAACTGGACCGACAGCAGCGTCCAGCTTGGGCAAAGCAACTTCCCGATCAGCTGGAATCTTGCCCGTGTGCGCAATCAATGGGGTGACGAGATCCAGTTCGGCTACTCGCAGTTCCCCGACGATGCGATCCAGATCGGCGGCGCCGGCGGCAACTACTTTACACGCGCCTCTTATCTGACAAGGATCACCGATCCGGCGGGACGTATCGTCACGTTCAACTACGCGGCCAAGACCTACAACGACACGATCCGCGAATACGAGGCGCCGCACGTCAGTCCCAATCCGGCGGGGCCTTACGGCTTCCAGGACCGCTATGAAACGCGGTTCCTCGACAGCATCGAGGTCAGCCAGAAAACCGCAGGTGTCGTGCATGACCTGTTTACCATCCGCCTTGCCTACCTTGTTCAAAATCTCGCCGATCCGGCGACACCGGGTGATCCGCGTTACCTGTACAAGCGGTATCTCGCCGGCATTACCACGGTGAATGCCGATGGCAAGATACTGCCCGGCTTGCAGTTCACGTATTACGATGGCTCGCTGGCGACGGGGGACAATGCGGCGGTAGTCCATCGCGGCGCGATCGAGAGCATCACCTTTCCGGATGGCGGCGTTGCAACCTACAGGTACACCTGGCAGCCGGTGCGCAGTACCTCCCTCGACCGCACGATGCAGAGTTCGGATCCGGACTGGATCGCAGGCGTCCCGCGCTTCTGGTTCGCGCCAGATTATCTGGTCATCACCTACTACGACGAAGTCAACTCGAACAAGCTGACCGTTGCCGTCTACGACTGGAACGGTCAGTGGCTGGTCTCCAGGCCCGTCGTCACGAATCTTCCCTTTAGCCTCGACCTGGATTCGCTTCAGGTCAATCTGCAGGAGGAGAACTTCACGGTCTCATATCGCCTGACCGGGGCCGGCACGAACGGTGTGCTGCAAACCTACGCGGTACGCCGCGCTTTCGGCCAGTACGGACGATGGGAAGCCGTTCAGTTGGCGATGCCGGATCTGCTGGCGCCCGATGCGCCGTACCAGGTGGTAACCGGCCGTGGATTCGTTGTCGCCGCCGCCATGGGTGTCTCGGCGCTTTGCCGGTACACCTGGAATCCGCGCGCGAAGCAGTGGGTGTCCAATCCGCTTTATATCTCCACGGTACTCGCCGGCGAATGGGTGCTCGGCGCGGCCAACAACGTCTTCACGGTTTGCCAGTATCAGCCCGGCGCACCGCTGTCGTTGTCGTTCTACTACTACGATGTGGCGACGCTCGCGTGGAACGACAATCTTCCTCCGCTCGACAGTCTTCCAGCCTATGTCTGGCAGAAGGACCTGCCGAAGCTCTCCTGGAGTCTTTCCGATACCTTCGCGACGGCCACATACATCACCAGTGCGAACTCGGTTCAGGAGACCTTCAACTACGAAGTCCGCATCTATCCGTGGGATATCCATTTCCAGGCTTTGCCGTCGCCGAATCCGATCGTCGGCACGGATATTCCAGCGAGCACGCTGGAGCCGGTTGCGGTTTCGCTGGCCGACGGCAGCATGATCGGCAATGTGGGCAACCTGCGCCGGTTTGACGGCATCCACTGGAATTCCGGCACGCTCGGGCAATTCGGTTCGGGCACGGACGTTGCGCAGTTTGCGTTCGGGGACGATCTGGCGGTCGGCATCAGCTCGGTCCATGGCGTGATCGGTGTCTACAACGCCTACCAGGGCACGTTCGCGCAAGTCCCGGTCGCCGCGGGATCCGGCGGGCCGGCTGCGCCGACCATCAACGCCCCCTACGTGACGGTGCGCAACCTGATCTATCAGCAGATGCCAACCGGCGACCTCAGGTTGCTGAATGAGCAGCTGCCGCTGGATGCCGTGTCGGTCTCGAACCAGGCGCCGCTGTTTCTCGCCTATGGGCGGGCCGACGGCAGTTCCTTCGTGTGGACGATGAAGAACGGCGTGCTGGCTGCGAATCCTGTGCAAGTGCAAGGCAGCATTTTCCCGAACAACGATGGGCCGGGTACGGACCTTACCGGAGCCTTTGCCTTCGCCACGTTCGCCGGCGTGTCATTCGACACGCCCAGCAGCATTACGCTGCACCGGGTGTTGTTCCAGTCGTATCGCGGACCGATGTACAGCTTCGTGGTGTCGTCGGTCGAAGTGACGGATGGCATGGGTGTCACATCGGGCTCCGTCTTCGATTACAACCCTCCGGGGGCAACCGGAACAGTCAGTCCCTATGGCCTGTCGACACAGTTTTCCTGCGTGAAGGCAGCGATGGGCACGACCCAGGCAGGCACCGCGCCGTTCGGCTATTCGATATACCGCTACTTCGACGGCATGAGTCCGCATCCGGATTCGGATACCACCCTGTATTCGATGCTCAACGGCTTGCTGCGCGAAGTTGACGGCTACGACAGCCACGGCAATCAGGTGGCGCGTACCAGCAGAAGCTGGGACGTCGTCCGGACCGCCGTCAACGCTTCGACAGGAGCAACCGTCAATCTGATCGGCGGTTACGTACGGATGCGCCAGTCCGTGGAAACCATTTTCGACGTCAATCCGATGTCATTGCCGGCGCAGCCGCCACTGGATGTCCCCACGACGCTCATCTATAACGACGCAAACGGCCAGCCGCGCACCAAGCAGACCCAATATTACGATGGGACGCTGGGCCAGCTTGTCCAGGTTCAGGAGAGCTATACGTTCGCCTATGAGAAATATCCGGCACTGGCCGCGCCGGAAGTCAACCAGATTGCACCGTCGGTCCTCAAGACCGTCACCGTGGGCAACACCGTGACGCAGGTCGAAGCGACCACGTGGAGTACCGCCAATCCAGGTTCGGCCTGGGCACCCTACCGGCGGTACCGTGCGCTGTCGGCCAGCGCGGCCTTCACGCCGGACAACTGGAACAACACCTCCGACCCCGACCCCCTCGCATGGCGCAGGATGTGGCAGATCACCGCGCGCGACAACCGGGGGGAGATTGCCGAGTATGTGGCGACGGACGGGCGCTCCAACTCGGTGATCACCGATACCTCGCAGGAGTTGGTGCTTGCGGTGGCGGGCAACGCAAGTGTCACGAAACAGCAGGTTCTCTCTCTCGGATTCGAGGTCTACGAGGACCTGGGCGGGTGGACGCTCGCGGGTAGCGCATCCAATCTGCCAGGCGCGATCCAGGCCGAAGACTCGTTCACAGGCTCCCGCGCCCTGGTCATGGGCGGGGCCGGTGTCGCCAACTCGTCGCCGCTGGCACGGACCCTGGCCGTCACGGAGACCACGGGCGGGCAATATGTGCTCACCTGCTGGTTCAAGACGCCTGCCGGATTCGGAGCGCTTCCGGGCACCGCCAACTGGACCGTTAGCGGCACGGCAGCGGGAACCGTGACGGCAGAGGTTCCCGACACGGAAGGTGCATGGCAGACGTTTTGCGTGTTGTTCGACCTGGCGGCCAATGCGTCGCCGCAGAACATCGCGCTGACGCTGACCAATACCAAGGCGGCAGCAGTCAAAATCGACGATCTGCGTTTCTCGCCGTCCCGCGCGGGATTTACAGCGAACGTCTATAGCCCGTCGTGGCTCGTGACGACAGCCTCCATGGAGAGTTCCAGCCGGACGACGCGAACCGTGCGTGGCGACTTCGAAGAACTGCTTGCCTATATCGATGCCGAGGAATCGATCGGCACGATCACGGACGCCTATCTCTCGCGCAGGGGAAACCTCGGCAGGTTCTCGGCGGTGGATCCGAACGCCATGCTCACGATTACGCCGCGTGAGTTCGCCTTCTATCAGCGCTTCAACATCGGGGATATCTTCGAAGGGGACTGGAGCAGCACCGCCCAATCCAAATGGTCAACGGGAAGCGGGAAGCTGATCCACAGCGCTGGCGCACGAGACAGCATTTCCTATACCGGTTATCCGAAGGCCGCGGCAGGCATCAATGCCTTCGGCGCGTCGATGCGTGCAATGCCGCCAGGCGCGGTGACGGCCGCCACCGGCATCGAGATCAGCACAGGGTTCCAGATTGCATGGAGTCCGCAGACGGCGGCCTGGACGTTGACGGATAGCGCGTCGAATACCGCGGTAACGGCGAGCGTTCGCTCCTTGCTCGATGTGTCGTTTGCCACGTACGCCGCCAATCTGAACGCCAGCGTGCTGCCCAGTGATTTTCCGTCGTTCTTTTCGGCCGCCGGACTGCCGCTTGCGCCGCTGTCTACGGTCACGGCAGTCGTCGCCGATGCCCAATGGCGCGTCAGTGATGCCGTCAGCGCACTGGTCTATTACCTGGTGCGTTCGTCATCGGACAACACGAAGATTCACGTTGTGGCGTTTCCGCGGCAGTGGACGGTGGTGGTGGTGGACAAGAACATTGCGTTCTTCGCCGATGGCGGCCGCGTGTTCAGCTATCGTGCCCCGACCCCGCCGGCGCGCAGCTTCGCGCTGTTCGCGACAGACGCGATTGGCTTCGACAACGCGCTTTTTTTCGCAGGTCACGAGGTGCAGATCAGCTATCTGGATGGTGATGCCCGGATCCGGCAGGAACTGGTTGTCTCCGGCACGCAGGCGGCGCCAAATCAATGGACCGCCAAGGCCACGATCTACGATGCGCTGGGACGCGACGCCATCCATACCCAGGGCGCGACGCTGACGCCGACGGCAGCGACCTGGGGCGGCTACGAAGCAGACCTCGCGAGCTTCGACTGGACATCGATGACAATCACCGGGCTGGTGAAGACTGACAATCCGCAGTCGGGCGCCTATCCATACTGGCGCACGCGGTACGAGGACTCTCCGCTCGGACGCAAGGCTGAACTGGGTCTGCCCGGCAATGACTACGCCATCAACCCGGGCAATGTGCCCGCGCATACGGCGCGCTTCTACTATGGGCTAAACAACGGTGCACTGGGATACGCAGCGGGCAAATACACGCACGCCACCACGGTCGACCCGAATGGCACGACGGGCGTCGAGCTGGCCGACGAGCGAAAGTCGACCATCGCGAAGGCGGTGCTGACGAATCCGGGGGCTGCGAATCCGCAGTGGAGCGCTACCAGGCAACAGTTCGATGCATTCGCCAATCTCGTCACCACCACCAGTCCGATGGGATGGAGCGATACGTTCACCTATGACTATCTCGGCAACCCGATCACAGCGAACCGGGCCAATGAAGGGCAGACGCGGTCGATGTATGACTCGGCGGGGCGCCTGCGATTCCAGATGGATGCACGGGGCGCGACAGCGGCTTCGCCCTATATCAAGTACTGGAAGTACGATGCGCTCTCGCGTGTCGTCGAGGAAGGGTGCAGCATACAGACGTGGCCCGGTACGCTCCCACAACACATCGATGACCAGGGTTTTCCGGTGGCGGCACCATCCAACCAGTATGGGTACGACTTCGAAGTCAACGAGGGAAATGCGCCAGCATCGATGATCGCGGCCGGCAAGCTGACGAAGATCGTCAGTGCCAATGAGGTCGCCGTGCCGGGGACGACGGATCCATTCTCGGCGACGGAATGCCTCTATTACGATATCTGGGCAGAGGTCATCCAGCATTCGATTGCGTTTGCCGGCAACGCAATCCCGTACGTCACGAACTACTCGTTCAACTACCAAGGCGAAATCGTCGAGATTGCGTACCCGGGTCCGAGCGCGCTGACGGCCCGGTATGAGCTGGATTCGATCGGGCGTGTCACGTCGATCGGCGTCGATGGCAACCGGTGCGTCGCGTACACCTACGACCAGAACGGAAAGGCCGACACGGAAACGATGTTTTCTTCCGGTGGCCAGCAAGTGGGGGCAACGCGAACGCTGCAGTATGCGCCACCGGGGTGGCTGTCGGACACTGCCGGTACGGGGTTCACGGAAACGACGGTTTATGCACCGGCGAACGAGGGGGCGCCTGGATACTTCGATGGCTCGCCGACCCAGTCCATCACCGCGCCACGCGAATCCCGCGGTCAGACCACGGCCAGCTATACCTACGATCCACAGGGACGTGTCCAATCGGCGCAGTTCAATGCGGGGGCGGCAAGCGCCTACAACTACGACGCGAATGGCAATATCAGGCAAGTCGGGGCGGCCACCAACGCCTACCTGAGCGCGACGAAAGACCTGGTGCAGTCGACGCAGGCGCCTGGAAGCCAGCGGACGTACCAGTATGACGCCGCCGGCGAACTGAACGCCCGCATCTCCAGCGATACCCCGGACGTCGGTCTTGCGCTCTCGTGGGATGGCTTCCGCGGCCTCCCGCTGCAAGCGGTGGTTGGCCCGGCTGGCACGCAATCGACCTTGAGTATCCGCTATGGCCATCGCGGACGCCGTGTCATGAAAGCGATCGCAGCGGGTGGAAACCCGGCGAGCACGCTCTATTACCTGCGCGGTGCCGGCGACGATGCACTGGTCGAAGTCAGTTCGTCGGGGTCGGTCAGTCAGTATGTCGTCGGACCTGCCGGGCTGGTTCACTTCCGGCAGGACGGCAGCGAGTACTTCGTGTCGAGGGACCGGCTCGGCTCCGTTCGCGCGGTTCTCGATCCTTCGGCGAACCTGGTCGCCGGACTCGACTACCTGCCGTATGGATTGGACAATGGCACCGCCCTCGGCTCGAATCCGGGCCTCCTGCGCTATCGGTATCTGGCGCGCGAGCTGGAGGAGACCGGACTCTATGACTTCCGCGCCCGGCTGTACGACGCGCTGCAAGCGCGGTTCCTGTCGCCCGATCCGCAGCGGCAGTACCTCAGCCCCTACCTGTATGCGGGCAACAATCCCTTGCTGCTGTCGGACCCGAACGGCAGCTTCGCGTTTATCCCGCTGATCCTGGCGTTCCTCGCGGAGGCTGCGGAAGTCATCGAGGCAATGGCGGTGATCGGTGCAGGTGTCGGGCTCGTGACCGGTGTCGTGCAGGGCGCGGAAGCGATCGTGCAGAACGATCTCAGCGGCGCGGAGGCCGCAGGGGTATTCTTTGGCACCGTGGTGCTCAATACCATCGGCGGCGGCCTGAGCGGTGGTGCGGGCGCGGTGACGGGTGCACTGGTTGAGGGCGTCACGCTCGCCTCGGCTGCGGCGATCGCCGCGGGCGTTGTGACGCAGGCTGCGCTTGCCTCCGCCCAGTCGGCCGCACAAGCGGCACTGGTGGGTGACGATCCCGGCGACGCCGCCTGGAAGAACGCTATCGCCGGCGGGACATCGTTCCTGGCCGGGAGCCTGGTGACAGCGGGAGTCAGCACCGGGCTTGAACGGGCCGCGTTCTCGGCAACCTGGAAGGGGACCACCAAGAGCGTGATCACCGGGGCGACGTCGGGAGCGGCGGGTGGCGTGGTCGGCAGCAGCGTGACATCGGCGCTCAATGATGCAGATGCCGACGTCGCACTCTCCGACGTACTGCACGGGATTGCCTTTGGCGTGCTGGGAGGTGTCTTTCCGGAAGTGGTTGCCTACAAGCTTGAAAAGCGCAACCGCATGAACCTTCTGCTCCAGCAACGGATACAGGCCGCACAACGGCTGGAGTCCAACCTCGATCTCTACCAATTATGA
- a CDS encoding acyltransferase domain-containing protein, producing MTGTVIAFSGCTPIRREPMRSLMQREARFAEMIERCDAILMEEAGWSMRQLWERDGEVTDLPRNFPLMVAFQIGLFELLVHHGIRPDAVIGMSCGEVSAAYATGAIGLRDALRIAVHGGKSMEPVATQCRMTLVWLPAAACRAITDRISIAAVMAPELTVISGLKEDVMSASHRLVQGRVPVHPLPLPWGVHTPLLPLRHPRFEASIGKLATGPARCRAFSTSGGDWTSFDFNAARWWHMFRAPVLFAPGIRAFVERGITTFIEAGPSPTLDSLLPRLGASAVSVTDALAVGS from the coding sequence ATGACCGGCACGGTGATTGCGTTCTCGGGATGCACGCCGATCCGGCGGGAGCCGATGCGATCCCTGATGCAACGCGAAGCGCGCTTTGCAGAAATGATCGAGCGGTGCGATGCGATTCTCATGGAAGAAGCCGGTTGGAGCATGCGGCAACTGTGGGAACGGGATGGCGAAGTAACAGACCTGCCGAGAAATTTTCCGCTGATGGTCGCTTTCCAGATTGGCCTGTTTGAATTGCTGGTGCATCACGGTATCCGGCCCGATGCGGTGATCGGCATGAGTTGCGGCGAGGTATCCGCTGCCTATGCCACCGGCGCGATCGGACTTCGCGACGCGTTGCGAATCGCCGTGCACGGCGGGAAGTCGATGGAGCCCGTGGCAACGCAATGCCGCATGACCCTGGTCTGGTTGCCTGCCGCGGCGTGTCGGGCAATCACGGATCGAATCAGCATCGCGGCGGTCATGGCGCCGGAACTCACGGTCATCTCCGGTTTGAAAGAGGACGTGATGTCTGCCAGTCATCGCTTGGTGCAAGGACGTGTACCCGTCCATCCTCTTCCCCTGCCGTGGGGCGTTCACACGCCGCTGCTACCGCTGCGGCATCCGCGGTTCGAGGCATCCATAGGCAAACTCGCCACCGGCCCTGCACGGTGCCGTGCGTTTTCGACTTCGGGGGGAGACTGGACGTCTTTTGATTTCAATGCCGCGCGATGGTGGCACATGTTTCGGGCGCCGGTGCTGTTCGCCCCCGGAATTCGCGCGTTTGTCGAACGGGGCATAACGACATTCATAGAAGCCGGGCCGTCTCCGACGCTCGATTCGCTGTTGCCGCGATTGGGAGCCTCGGCGGTTTCAGTTACGGATGCGTTGGCGGTGGGCTCATGA
- a CDS encoding cytochrome P450, with translation MTAAQSLRTLPEPYLEYARLRREMPVFHDAEADAWIVSRFDDVRTVLRDHQHFSSRILAQDSFEIRSPVDGSVLPNEETLLASDPPRHDALRMHVGRLFAPERLAACEAAAHRELDRIVVRLVQGKRFEIVQDVCEPVVAAVLASAFGLESGWHACVAQWLQVSGHCNARSRPASLKADFDAMLDEIWRAAAHCPDAGLGIFMAACRRGEVDARHVLDLTVTLLKGGADTTTYLVGNVLALLAEQPCLVSDIRRDPALIPALIEASLRRDSPVQLTIRVTTADVELDGHRIPANSRVLLLLGSANRDEAVFGSEDDIHLGRREKSHLAFGAGPHRCPGVALARMQGRVIIQALTTRLPDFRLVPGNAREVDLRALRGFERMEAEFMALSR, from the coding sequence ATGACGGCAGCGCAATCGCTTCGCACGTTGCCCGAGCCTTACCTGGAGTACGCGAGACTGCGGCGAGAGATGCCGGTCTTCCATGACGCTGAAGCCGACGCCTGGATTGTCAGCCGGTTTGACGATGTCCGGACCGTACTGCGGGATCACCAGCATTTCAGCTCCCGCATCCTGGCTCAGGACAGTTTTGAAATCCGGTCGCCGGTAGATGGCTCTGTCCTGCCGAATGAGGAGACACTCCTGGCATCCGATCCCCCTCGGCATGATGCGTTGCGCATGCATGTCGGACGGCTGTTTGCACCGGAACGGCTTGCGGCGTGCGAGGCCGCTGCGCATCGCGAACTGGATCGCATTGTCGTGAGGCTCGTGCAGGGCAAACGATTCGAGATCGTGCAGGATGTCTGCGAGCCGGTCGTGGCTGCCGTGCTGGCCTCGGCCTTCGGCCTCGAATCGGGCTGGCATGCATGCGTCGCACAATGGCTGCAAGTCAGCGGCCACTGCAATGCGCGTTCCCGGCCCGCATCGCTCAAGGCAGACTTTGACGCCATGCTCGACGAGATATGGCGCGCCGCTGCGCATTGTCCCGATGCCGGCCTGGGTATTTTCATGGCGGCCTGTCGCCGTGGCGAAGTCGATGCCAGACACGTGCTGGACCTGACGGTTACGCTGTTGAAAGGCGGGGCAGATACGACGACTTACCTGGTCGGGAATGTTCTGGCGCTGCTGGCGGAACAACCTTGCCTGGTGTCCGACATACGACGCGACCCGGCGTTGATTCCCGCGCTGATCGAGGCGTCGCTGCGGCGTGATTCGCCGGTGCAACTGACGATCCGGGTGACAACAGCGGATGTCGAGCTGGACGGACACCGCATTCCCGCAAACTCGCGGGTGCTGCTTCTGCTCGGTTCCGCCAATCGGGACGAGGCAGTGTTCGGCAGCGAGGACGACATTCATCTTGGCCGGAGGGAGAAGTCCCATCTCGCATTCGGAGCGGGTCCGCATCGATGCCCGGGCGTGGCGCTGGCAAGGATGCAGGGCAGGGTGATTATTCAGGCGCTGACGACACGGCTGCCCGATTTCAGGTTGGTGCCAGGGAATGCCCGGGAGGTCGATCTCAGGGCCCTGCGTGGCTTCGAGCGCATGGAGGCGGAGTTCATGGCTTTGTCGCGGTAA
- a CDS encoding enoyl-CoA hydratase/isomerase family protein yields MSIVFNIIDNTIAHIVIDRPERHNSLDVEHDEALASAWRRYNGDPQLKVAILSGAGGRAFCTGADIGDYLPYRRQLAASDAPTSVISFGGMTGANDLAKPTIAAIDGFCVAGGLELALACDIRIATPESRFGLPEVRLGILPGGGGTQRLAKVAGLGVALRMILTGDTFDADFALGHGLVTELVSRDALEPAALAIARQIARNGPLAVAAARRAVLASYGAGLEATLLDESALQRQLLMTRDSHEGIAAFSERRAAAYTGT; encoded by the coding sequence ATGTCCATCGTTTTCAATATCATCGACAACACCATCGCCCATATCGTCATCGATCGGCCTGAGCGCCACAATTCGCTGGACGTCGAGCACGACGAGGCACTGGCCAGCGCCTGGCGGCGCTACAACGGCGATCCGCAACTGAAGGTCGCCATTCTCTCAGGCGCGGGCGGACGCGCATTCTGCACGGGCGCCGATATCGGGGACTACCTGCCATACCGGCGCCAGCTCGCCGCCAGCGATGCCCCCACATCAGTGATCAGCTTTGGCGGGATGACTGGCGCGAACGACCTCGCCAAGCCGACGATAGCCGCGATCGACGGCTTCTGCGTGGCGGGGGGCCTCGAATTGGCGCTTGCGTGCGATATCCGCATCGCCACGCCCGAATCGCGCTTCGGGCTACCCGAGGTGCGCCTTGGCATTCTGCCGGGGGGCGGCGGCACGCAGCGGCTCGCAAAGGTAGCGGGCCTTGGCGTGGCCCTGCGGATGATCCTGACCGGCGATACGTTTGACGCGGACTTCGCGCTTGGCCATGGGCTTGTGACCGAACTCGTGTCGCGCGACGCGCTGGAGCCCGCAGCGTTGGCAATAGCGCGGCAGATCGCGCGCAACGGTCCACTTGCCGTTGCGGCCGCGCGCCGTGCCGTGCTGGCCAGCTATGGCGCGGGGCTCGAAGCAACGCTGCTCGACGAATCTGCCCTCCAGCGGCAACTGTTGATGACGCGCGATTCACACGAGGGCATCGCCGCGTTTTCCGAGCGGCGCGCGGCTGCCTATACCGGAACATGA